In Streptomyces sp. RFCAC02, the following proteins share a genomic window:
- a CDS encoding NUDIX domain-containing protein, producing the protein MQHRVRAVLLTPNDTMLVMRRIRPGVAPYSVIVGGKVEPADAGPEDALLREVREEIAGEPRIVSLLHTLVTGDERQDFYLATIERWSFEDRCGPEFSQEGRGEYILQEIPLTTEAIDAANLLPPEIAAVLRDAVEQDEPFSAAFA; encoded by the coding sequence ATGCAGCACCGTGTCCGAGCCGTCCTCCTCACCCCGAACGACACCATGCTGGTGATGCGGCGCATTCGCCCGGGAGTCGCCCCGTACTCGGTGATCGTCGGCGGCAAGGTCGAGCCGGCCGACGCCGGTCCCGAGGATGCCCTGCTCCGCGAGGTCCGTGAGGAGATCGCCGGCGAGCCCCGGATCGTGAGTCTCCTCCACACTCTCGTCACCGGTGACGAGCGGCAGGACTTCTACCTGGCCACCATCGAACGGTGGAGCTTCGAGGACCGCTGTGGCCCGGAGTTCAGCCAGGAGGGCCGGGGCGAGTACATCCTCCAGGAGATCCCTCTCACCACGGAGGCGATCGACGCCGCCAACCTCCTGCCCCCGGAGATCGCGGCTGTCCTGCGCGACGCCGTCGAGCAGGACGAACCCTTCTCCGCGGCCTTCGCGTAG
- a CDS encoding GNAT family N-acetyltransferase translates to MRRIEVRVAGSTDRPVVERLWLLFRHDMSEFTGELPGVGGEFRRERLDAVLRGEPGWVAFLVLSGGLPVGFAFVRGADGPVRVMNSFFVVRGARRDGVGLRAVREVVGRFPGAWEVAFQKENAGAAAFWRRVAADICGGGGWREERRPVPGRPGLPPDNWISLSAGA, encoded by the coding sequence ATGCGGCGGATCGAGGTTCGGGTGGCCGGGAGTACGGATCGTCCGGTGGTGGAGCGGTTGTGGCTCCTGTTCCGGCATGACATGTCGGAGTTCACCGGAGAACTGCCCGGGGTCGGTGGTGAGTTCCGGCGGGAGCGGCTCGATGCCGTGCTCCGTGGGGAGCCGGGGTGGGTCGCGTTCCTCGTGCTGAGCGGCGGGCTGCCCGTCGGGTTCGCCTTCGTACGGGGGGCCGATGGGCCGGTGCGCGTGATGAACAGTTTCTTCGTCGTGCGCGGCGCACGGCGGGACGGGGTCGGGCTGCGGGCCGTCCGGGAGGTCGTCGGCCGCTTTCCCGGGGCCTGGGAGGTGGCGTTCCAGAAGGAGAACGCGGGGGCCGCCGCGTTCTGGCGTCGCGTGGCGGCGGACATCTGCGGTGGTGGCGGGTGGCGGGAGGAGCGGCGCCCGGTGCCCGGGCGCCCCGGACTGCCGCCCGACAACTGGATCTCCCTCAGCGCCGGGGCGTGA
- a CDS encoding TetR/AcrR family transcriptional regulator, which produces MPQQRGPRSRLTAADWADAALAAMREGGGLASIAIEPLATRLGATKGSFYWHFANRDALIEAALRRWEEQRLAEISETAKAGAPAAERVRELFSRVTGHEDCTELALLAHGGHPLVGPALRRVTERRLDCLTDVFGELGLTATEARRRALQAYCGLLGLVQLRHAVPDVLRWGGDEREYLDSVMRSLAQS; this is translated from the coding sequence ATGCCACAACAGCGGGGCCCGCGCAGCCGCCTCACCGCCGCGGACTGGGCCGACGCGGCGCTCGCCGCCATGCGCGAGGGAGGCGGACTGGCGTCGATCGCCATCGAGCCCCTCGCCACGCGACTCGGCGCCACCAAGGGCAGCTTCTACTGGCACTTCGCCAACCGCGACGCGCTCATCGAGGCCGCGCTGCGCCGCTGGGAGGAGCAACGCCTCGCCGAGATCAGCGAGACGGCGAAGGCCGGCGCGCCCGCCGCCGAGCGGGTGCGGGAGTTGTTCTCCCGTGTCACCGGCCACGAGGACTGCACCGAACTGGCGCTCCTCGCGCACGGCGGCCACCCCCTCGTCGGCCCCGCCCTCCGCCGCGTCACGGAGCGGCGACTCGACTGTCTCACCGACGTGTTCGGGGAACTCGGCCTCACGGCGACCGAGGCGCGGCGCCGAGCGCTCCAGGCGTACTGCGGGCTCCTCGGGCTCGTGCAGCTCCGGCACGCCGTGCCGGACGTCCTGCGGTGGGGCGGCGACGAGCGGGAGTACCTCGACTCCGTCATGCGCTCGCTGGCCCAGAGCTGA
- a CDS encoding polysaccharide deacetylase family protein: protein MRFARSSPSPQPPPDAPAVPGGAGRPPGRRLAAGLLAGAGLVVLNRHLVGSADPPADARAGDPAGPVRETLTGTAGRRLALTFDDGPHPAHTPAVLDTLRAHGVRATFFVTGENAEWQPDLLRAVAGDGHLVGNHTWSHARLGDLSRGRARDELARTGDLIEHAVGTAPRLARAPYGAWTATAVRDCRALGMEPLGWSLDTGDWTRPGTTRIVRALLDGVRPGAIVLAHDGGGDRTQTVAALAYCLPRLLDRGWDIVLPA, encoded by the coding sequence ATGCGGTTCGCCCGGTCCTCGCCCTCCCCGCAGCCCCCGCCCGACGCACCCGCCGTGCCCGGCGGGGCGGGCAGGCCCCCGGGGCGCCGCCTGGCCGCCGGACTGCTCGCGGGGGCGGGTCTCGTCGTCCTGAACCGCCATCTCGTCGGCTCGGCCGATCCGCCCGCCGACGCCCGCGCGGGCGACCCGGCCGGCCCCGTCCGCGAGACCCTCACCGGGACCGCCGGGCGCCGCCTCGCCCTCACCTTCGACGACGGACCGCACCCCGCCCACACGCCCGCCGTCCTCGACACGCTCCGCGCGCACGGGGTCCGCGCGACGTTCTTCGTCACCGGCGAGAACGCCGAGTGGCAGCCTGATCTCCTGCGGGCCGTCGCCGGCGACGGCCACCTCGTCGGCAACCACACCTGGAGCCACGCCCGCCTCGGTGACCTGTCGCGCGGGCGCGCACGCGACGAACTGGCCCGCACCGGCGACCTGATCGAACACGCTGTGGGCACGGCGCCCCGCCTGGCCCGTGCCCCGTACGGCGCGTGGACCGCCACCGCCGTCCGCGACTGCCGCGCCCTCGGCATGGAGCCCCTCGGCTGGTCCCTCGACACCGGTGACTGGACCCGTCCCGGCACCACTCGCATCGTGCGGGCACTGCTCGACGGCGTACGCCCCGGCGCGATCGTCCTCGCGCACGACGGGGGCGGCGACCGTACCCAGACGGTCGCCGCCCTCGCGTACTGCCTGCCCCGGCTGCTCGACCGGGGCTGGGACATCGTCCTGCCCGCCTGA
- a CDS encoding PfkB family carbohydrate kinase → MTRLDVLGNVSRDVTRYPNHRGGARIGGAALFVALAAARAGRHAAPVCVLGQDLAHVPQAPGLGGIDWSACSKAEGPSTRFDLRYNLQGELINVRAAYGVAERLTDHVLAHIERYPDGEYHVCCRHPLDAAAVLSRLTHHRATFSIDFFLTSAETMIRTAAPWLNQASALFVNAAEHRLLQSLADTTALPEVVVTDGPRPARVWSFGREAASVLPPSQPPREVSGAGDTLAGAFLAHRSRGATPTQALAEATEAAAHFVAAPPLPVPARPRA, encoded by the coding sequence GTGACGCGCCTCGACGTGTTGGGCAACGTCAGCCGGGACGTGACCCGCTACCCGAACCACCGTGGAGGTGCTCGTATCGGCGGAGCCGCACTGTTCGTGGCGCTCGCGGCGGCCAGGGCTGGCCGCCACGCCGCACCGGTCTGCGTCCTGGGCCAGGATTTGGCCCACGTACCACAGGCGCCGGGGCTGGGCGGCATCGACTGGTCGGCGTGCAGTAAGGCCGAAGGGCCGTCCACCCGCTTCGACCTGCGGTACAACCTCCAGGGCGAACTCATCAATGTCCGTGCCGCCTACGGCGTCGCCGAACGACTGACCGACCACGTTCTAGCGCACATCGAGCGGTACCCGGACGGCGAGTACCACGTCTGCTGCCGCCACCCTCTTGATGCGGCAGCCGTCCTCAGCCGACTCACGCACCACAGGGCCACCTTCAGCATCGACTTCTTTCTGACCAGTGCAGAGACCATGATCCGGACCGCCGCCCCCTGGCTCAACCAGGCAAGCGCACTGTTCGTCAACGCCGCTGAACACCGGCTCCTTCAGTCCCTCGCCGATACGACGGCTCTGCCGGAAGTCGTAGTGACCGACGGGCCTCGCCCGGCCCGGGTGTGGTCCTTCGGCCGAGAGGCCGCCTCGGTGTTGCCTCCTTCCCAGCCACCACGAGAGGTGTCGGGCGCCGGTGACACCCTGGCCGGCGCCTTCCTAGCGCACCGGTCCCGGGGCGCTACACCCACCCAGGCTCTGGCCGAAGCGACGGAAGCAGCGGCCCACTTCGTGGCGGCTCCGCCCCTTCCTGTCCCGGCGCGACCCCGTGCTTGA
- a CDS encoding MazG-like family protein, whose product MDISSAQKLAWENKLSKGFNTTDTPLEFGLLTAEVGEAFTAWRKGLPDLGEELADIFLYLTALAEMNGLDLDSEVTRKIEKNTRRTYERNEHGALIRTSTD is encoded by the coding sequence GTGGACATCTCATCCGCCCAGAAGCTCGCCTGGGAGAACAAACTCTCCAAGGGTTTCAACACCACCGACACCCCGCTGGAGTTCGGACTCCTCACAGCCGAGGTCGGCGAAGCCTTCACCGCCTGGCGCAAAGGGCTTCCCGACCTGGGCGAAGAACTGGCCGACATCTTCCTCTACCTGACCGCCCTGGCGGAGATGAACGGACTGGACCTCGACTCAGAAGTCACCCGGAAGATCGAGAAGAACACACGACGCACGTACGAGCGGAACGAACACGGAGCGCTGATCAGGACGAGCACCGACTGA
- a CDS encoding nucleoside 2-deoxyribosyltransferase, translating to MSIYVAHRLFAAHDRALAAALAERLAKKVGSERVFLPFCDTDEEELVAEVKGRRLFELDRERLGRLDAMIAILHGPSLDDGVCMEIGYAAAIGVPVLLFTTDFQTYSLTKNGAPLDFPDPLIQAVARHTIRIPHLGPPSSSPQKGATHYAAFGARNLSQIDTALDTAVDAVLELPSPCPQPTPRRRDGLVYVEGSPYAAWGHDRLARLCLGAGHRLALPRRFAVADPIAEAIGDFTTACDAPRFLADVSGPETPPGTALLIGAALASGVRIAAFHPRPTYTHASGREPNQRNLMIQYAVHAYLADLEAVRAWLTL from the coding sequence GTGTCCATCTACGTAGCCCATCGGCTCTTCGCCGCTCACGACCGCGCCCTCGCTGCCGCGCTCGCCGAGCGGCTTGCCAAAAAGGTCGGCTCCGAGCGGGTCTTCCTGCCCTTCTGCGACACCGACGAGGAGGAGCTGGTCGCCGAGGTCAAGGGCCGTCGCCTGTTCGAGCTGGACCGGGAACGCCTCGGCCGCCTCGACGCGATGATCGCGATCCTCCACGGACCGAGCCTCGACGACGGAGTCTGCATGGAAATCGGCTACGCCGCCGCTATCGGCGTCCCTGTGCTCCTGTTCACAACCGACTTCCAGACCTACTCCCTCACCAAGAACGGCGCTCCCCTCGACTTCCCGGACCCGCTCATCCAGGCCGTAGCCAGGCATACCATCCGGATACCTCACCTCGGACCGCCGTCCTCCTCGCCTCAGAAAGGTGCGACCCACTACGCCGCCTTCGGTGCCCGGAACCTGTCTCAGATCGACACCGCGCTCGACACGGCGGTCGACGCCGTACTGGAGCTGCCGTCTCCTTGCCCCCAGCCGACGCCCCGCCGCAGGGACGGACTCGTCTACGTCGAGGGGTCCCCCTACGCGGCGTGGGGCCACGATCGCCTCGCCCGCCTGTGTCTGGGGGCGGGGCATCGCCTCGCGCTGCCCCGCCGATTCGCTGTCGCCGACCCGATCGCTGAAGCCATCGGTGACTTCACCACAGCGTGCGATGCGCCGCGCTTCCTGGCGGACGTCTCCGGACCTGAGACCCCGCCGGGTACCGCTCTTCTGATCGGTGCCGCTCTCGCCTCCGGCGTGCGGATCGCCGCGTTCCATCCGCGCCCGACATACACCCACGCTTCCGGCCGCGAACCGAACCAGCGCAATCTCATGATCCAGTACGCCGTCCACGCTTACCTCGCCGACTTGGAAGCGGTACGGGCATGGCTGACGCTGTGA
- a CDS encoding DUF2795 domain-containing protein gives MQQRGNNRLSVHRDDEMKHELQGMLRGDHATRAEEWRDPEPTADDDPALANGPVPPPGSADADEARDEAFRSDLARHLRRTDFPAERGTLLATLTETHAPDQLIDSVRQLPDDDRRFANVQEVTAALGRKPRA, from the coding sequence ATGCAGCAACGGGGCAACAACCGTCTCAGCGTGCACCGCGACGACGAGATGAAGCACGAACTCCAGGGCATGCTGCGCGGCGATCACGCCACCCGCGCCGAGGAGTGGCGCGACCCGGAGCCGACCGCGGACGACGATCCGGCGCTCGCGAACGGCCCGGTGCCGCCGCCCGGTTCGGCCGACGCCGACGAGGCCAGGGACGAGGCGTTCCGCTCGGACCTCGCCCGCCATCTGCGGCGCACCGACTTCCCGGCGGAACGCGGGACGCTGCTCGCCACGCTCACCGAGACGCACGCGCCGGACCAGTTGATCGACAGCGTCCGGCAACTGCCGGACGACGACCGCCGGTTCGCCAATGTGCAGGAGGTCACGGCGGCGCTGGGCCGCAAGCCGCGCGCCTGA
- a CDS encoding SPW repeat protein: MTDVSHRHRGDLAGHPDEMEMRERYSRVMGGRDVVLVDGPVFLAGLYAAISPLVLHFSGPGDHPDLANNNLIVGLAVAVLALGLSRAPERMYGLSHAIIIMGLWLIVAPWIVGADPDAGIIINNAIVGGLIALLGLVSAAAALKARRNAHKRAEAGTHTHTHHGTSASHR, encoded by the coding sequence ATGACCGACGTCTCACACCGCCACAGGGGCGACCTGGCAGGACACCCCGACGAGATGGAGATGCGCGAGCGCTACTCCCGTGTGATGGGCGGCCGCGATGTCGTGCTCGTCGACGGTCCGGTGTTCCTGGCCGGTCTGTACGCCGCGATCTCGCCCCTGGTGCTGCACTTCAGCGGCCCTGGCGACCACCCGGACCTGGCAAACAACAACCTGATAGTGGGTCTGGCCGTCGCCGTCCTGGCCCTGGGCCTGAGCCGCGCGCCGGAGCGCATGTACGGCCTGAGCCACGCGATCATCATCATGGGCCTCTGGCTGATCGTCGCACCGTGGATCGTGGGTGCCGACCCGGATGCCGGGATCATCATCAACAACGCCATCGTCGGAGGACTGATCGCCCTCCTCGGCCTGGTGAGCGCGGCGGCGGCCCTGAAGGCGCGCCGCAACGCCCACAAGAGGGCCGAAGCCGGGACGCACACGCACACGCATCACGGCACCTCGGCGTCACACCGGTGA